ATCCTCATTGAGAACAAATGGATGTATATCTAGGTAACCATATTGTTCACTATACAACTCAATTCGAACCGGTTTCCAGTCAGTATCCACTTTATATCCATATTCTAAAAGCATATCCAACAATTTTTCTGTCTGTGTAGCATCAAAGTCTATATCAATATCTCTATGTATTCTTGTTTGTCTTCCTGCCAATAGGTCAACACCCCATCCACCGTCAATCCAATATGTTATACCTCCGTCTTCTAACAGGTTGATGACCGCCATCAAATCTTCTTGTGTTGTTACTGATTTTTTATCCATATAAATACTCCTCTACGAATCTCCCTTAATATTTGCTTATTATATGTTTAACTTTCTGTAATATGAATATTGTAACACTCGGATGTTACTTTTTATACCTCTCCTTTACAGATTGCAATTATTTTTAACCCTCTCGTCTATTAGAAAAGGCAAAAAAGGGGGCTTATACCGGTGTATCAAGGCACAAAAAAGAAGTACCGATCACAAGTGTTGTAACTGGTACTTCCATGAAATTTTGGTACGGGTACTAGGAGGGTTAACTCTTGTAGTACTAATTGTTATGGTTTGTTAGGCACTGGGTGGGTATAACTATTAGCCAATTATATGATTTAACATAAATAATATAATTCGTAACAATACATAGCCAACAATTGTTATTCCTATTAGAATCATAACTACTATCGGTGCATTATAAAACCACCGCCCATAATATTTAGACTCTTTACGAAATTTCTTTACTCGAAATATATAAGTTGATGAAACTGCAAGAAAGCCTAAAGCTAATTTGCTATATGTTTCTAATATACTCTCAATCATTAACAACATACCCCTCTTCAATTAATTTACTTTCAAACTTTTCTGCTGAAATATTACCATTATCTATTGCTGAATAAAACATCCAATACTTCATAAGAGATTCATTGGTTTCTACTAATGTGCTAACATTCATATCTTCTATATCCCACTTACGGGAATATAAAATCGTGTCGTCTCCGTCTTTTTCTATTTCATAGGTTACACCATTTACTTTAAACATATCGTTAGAAAGCATATCATCAGTTTGCCGATATAATCCCTCAATATATTTTTCATCCTCACTCCCCATTTTCATAACAACATTTTTTTCCAACCGCATTAATTTCCCATCTTTACAATACAACACATATTTTGTCATACTTGAACCCGGACTAAGAGTATCTATCCATTCGACTGTCGCCACATACACTTTCCTTTCATAATCATCATTACTGATTATGGATACACCTATTATCACTAATAAAAGTAAAATTACGCTACTTCCTATTATTATATACTTTGTGAATTTCATCATAAACCTCCTCTGAATAATCCCAGATTGATTCTTCTATCTGTGATGTACTATTTTGTATACGACTTCGCTTATCCTGATTACTGGTTCCAAAGCATTCATCCGTTAAACGCTTGATTTTCTTCTGCGCTGACTTAGATAACTTCTCATCCCCTATATCCCAATGATCACTTTCTACATCTTAGTACTCTGATGTATTAAAATCGATCCGCCGCCTTTATTGTCTCATTTTTAAATAAATAGGTCAATCCGCACATAACTAATCTCTTGACCTATTTCATTTTCACTATCGTCGCACAAATATTCCGTTGTTTTTACTCCTGATTATCAGAACAAAGCGACTCTGTCGCGTTATTTCAAAGAGATATTGTTCGCGGTGGGAAAGGTCCTTGACGCTTTCTGCTACGTTTCAAAGCAGAAAGCTAAAGTAGGACTTGTAGAGTAAAGTTCTGGCTTTGGCAAAGCTTCTGCCAGAACCTCCTCATCAATCCGTACGTGAGGTTCTCCCTCATACGGCTTTCCGAAGTTCTTCTTCCATCAACATTACGATGCGAATGCAATACGTTTCAGCCCTAGATTCCTAAACAAGTCCATGTGTTTACTGTATTGGTAACGCTTGGACTTTTGTTTCTTCCGATTATACCAATACACAAGCCTCATCAAAATATATCTATCAAGCCTATATAAAACCCGCTTGTTCGATATACGATAATATCCTCGCCATCCCACAATCTTCCGATTCAGTCTCTTTATCATATCTTCTATGTCCTGATATAACGTTGCATCCTTTAATGTTTCTTTCACAGCCTCTTTAATGACTTGTTGTTTCTTCTTACACACCCACATGTCTGTGGCAAAGTATTCAGAACCATTAACTTTACGCATCTTGACTTTCCTAATTTCCATGCCAAGGAACACACATCCCTCTTTTCCTTCCCACAGATTTACGTATAACTTCCAAGGCCTGATGCTGATTGCGCTTCGGTCTGAATCCATAAGAACAGTCTTTGAAGTCTGCTTCGAAAATCGGTTCAATCACTAGCTTCATCGCTGATTGTACGATTCGGTCTTTCACCGTTGGGATTCCCAGTGGTCTTTTGTTGCCGTCAGCTTTAGGTATGTACACTCGCCTAACCGGTGGTGGATTATAGCTGTTTGTTTTCAGTTCATCCTGAATTTCTTCAACCATTTTATCCACACCATAGACTTCAACTTCCT
This sequence is a window from Vallitaleaceae bacterium 9-2. Protein-coding genes within it:
- a CDS encoding aminoglycoside adenylyltransferase codes for the protein MDKKSVTTQEDLMAVINLLEDGGITYWIDGGWGVDLLAGRQTRIHRDIDIDFDATQTEKLLDMLLEYGYKVDTDWKPVRIELYSEQYGYLDIHPFVLNEDGSAKQADLEGGWYEFDKEIFGTALFLEKTIPCISLEGQKLFHSGYELRDKDKHDLSVLENISKV
- a CDS encoding group II intron maturase-specific domain-containing protein; the encoded protein is MRKVNGSEYFATDMWVCKKKQQVIKEAVKETLKDATLYQDIEDMIKRLNRKIVGWRGYYRISNKRVLYRLDRYILMRLVYWYNRKKQKSKRYQYSKHMDLFRNLGLKRIAFAS
- a CDS encoding reverse transcriptase domain-containing protein yields the protein MNAEKLTTPKEKVRKLQRKLYQSAKRNKMRKFHALYDKLYREDILYEAWKRVKANGGSGGIDEQTIEEVEVYGVDKMVEEIQDELKTNSYNPPPVRRVYIPKADGNKRPLGIPTVKDRIVQSAMKLVIEPIFEADFKDCSYGFRPKRNQHQALEVIRKSVGRKRGMCVPWHGN